One Flavobacteriales bacterium DNA window includes the following coding sequences:
- a CDS encoding peptidoglycan DD-metalloendopeptidase family protein: MKYLGWICLALMAVACSHHTSEEHVEIIAPEELPQEEPLTRFGFLVDSFDIKEGHIRNNENLSTILAKYGVDYGTIDLLAKESRDVFDVRRLAAGRKYTLLCDKDSSGYAKCFIYEKSPVDYVVFDWRDSLQIYQGAKQVDTVRRTVSGEINSSLYMNMVRNGVDPGLAISLSEIYAWTIDFYRIQKGDQYKIVFDELYVDEKPVGIGQIHGTWFKHSGEDIYAFYFEQDEHGDYFDVEAQGLRKAFLKAPLKFSRISSHYSLRRFHPVQKRYKAHLGTDYAAPTGTPIHSVGDGVITHAAYTSGNGRYVKVRHNGTYTTQYLHMSRIGDGIKPGKYVKQGDVIGYVGSTGLATGPHVCFRFWKNGVQVDPLKEKLPPSEPVRKENMDAFEKVKAQLKKELDAIPVRPEREQTVSL, encoded by the coding sequence ATGAAATACTTGGGATGGATATGCTTGGCCCTTATGGCGGTGGCATGCTCACATCATACATCAGAAGAGCATGTGGAAATCATTGCTCCTGAAGAATTGCCTCAGGAAGAACCCTTAACCAGATTCGGGTTTCTTGTTGATTCCTTCGATATCAAAGAAGGTCATATCCGCAACAACGAGAATCTGTCAACGATTCTCGCAAAATATGGGGTGGATTACGGAACCATTGACCTGCTGGCAAAAGAATCCCGTGATGTCTTTGATGTAAGGCGCCTGGCAGCGGGGAGAAAGTATACCTTGCTATGTGACAAGGATTCCAGCGGGTATGCCAAATGTTTTATTTACGAGAAGAGTCCGGTTGACTATGTGGTTTTTGACTGGAGGGATTCGTTACAGATTTATCAGGGGGCCAAACAGGTCGATACTGTTCGCCGCACCGTATCCGGTGAGATCAATTCATCGCTGTATATGAATATGGTACGCAATGGTGTGGATCCCGGACTGGCCATTAGTCTTTCGGAGATTTATGCCTGGACCATTGACTTCTACAGAATACAAAAGGGAGATCAGTACAAAATTGTATTTGATGAACTCTATGTAGATGAGAAACCGGTGGGGATCGGACAAATACATGGCACGTGGTTCAAGCATTCTGGGGAGGATATCTATGCTTTCTATTTTGAACAGGATGAACATGGCGATTATTTTGATGTGGAGGCCCAGGGGTTGCGGAAAGCGTTTCTGAAAGCACCCTTGAAGTTTTCGCGTATTTCTTCACACTATAGTCTTCGCCGTTTTCACCCGGTACAGAAGCGTTACAAGGCCCATCTGGGGACGGATTATGCAGCGCCTACGGGAACGCCTATTCATTCTGTCGGTGACGGCGTGATCACCCATGCAGCGTATACCAGTGGGAACGGACGCTATGTGAAGGTCAGACATAACGGTACCTATACAACCCAGTATCTGCACATGTCGCGGATAGGAGATGGAATCAAGCCGGGCAAGTATGTAAAGCAGGGAGACGTGATAGGTTATGTGGGTAGCACTGGTTTGGCTACTGGCCCACACGTGTGCTTCAGGTTCTGGAAAAACGGCGTTCAGGTAGACCCCCTGAAAGAGAAATTGCCTCCTTCTGAGCCGGTCCGTAAGGAAAACATGGATGCATTTGAAAAGGTAAAAGCACAATTGAAAAAGGAGCTGGATGCCATTCCTGTAAGGCCGGAGCGGGAACAGACTGTTTCTCTGTGA
- a CDS encoding amino acid permease has protein sequence MSQNFSRTRKKELGLAELIAMALGGMVGGGIFAILGVSVEHIGNTTPVAVLLGGILALFAAYSYVKLALLYKDEGATYSFFRKTFPESPFASASIGWLVVFGYISTLALYAFTFSSYLCSIFPSIHSIWFNRAVAGGIIALFAVVNLTSVKGMGKIEDWLVYTKIILLLFISGLLAGKGDINQFLPIIEGHTTLLNVVIIASITFVAYEGFQLVIHAYHEMDNPARNVPRAIYSSIGIATILYIALAIGALATIPKEMLIRDKEYALAAGAQHILGTLGRTAIIFGALLATSSAISGTLFGASRLMAVIASDGYLPSFFAHRIKVHIPNFAIGAMALMAFILILTGGLQDILEFGSISFIVVSFLMALANYKKRKETRTHIFPALVAMVGLFAAGLLILYFEWTENKPQLGVVLGVFFVLILGATFYAARNKRRSKVTSQG, from the coding sequence ATGTCTCAAAATTTCAGCCGGACACGAAAAAAAGAGTTGGGTCTCGCCGAACTCATTGCCATGGCACTTGGTGGTATGGTGGGCGGCGGTATCTTTGCCATTCTTGGCGTCTCTGTAGAACACATCGGAAACACCACACCTGTTGCCGTCCTTCTTGGCGGTATACTTGCACTCTTTGCAGCATACTCCTACGTAAAGCTTGCCTTATTATACAAGGACGAAGGAGCAACCTATTCCTTCTTCAGGAAAACATTCCCGGAATCCCCTTTTGCATCTGCCTCAATAGGCTGGCTTGTTGTATTCGGTTACATCAGCACATTGGCATTGTATGCCTTTACATTTTCCTCATACCTGTGCAGTATATTCCCATCCATCCACTCCATCTGGTTCAACCGGGCCGTGGCCGGAGGCATTATCGCGTTATTCGCAGTTGTTAACCTGACAAGTGTAAAAGGCATGGGAAAGATTGAGGATTGGCTGGTTTACACCAAGATCATCCTGCTTCTTTTTATATCCGGATTATTGGCAGGTAAGGGAGACATCAACCAATTCCTTCCTATTATAGAAGGTCACACCACGCTTTTGAATGTTGTGATCATCGCCTCCATCACGTTTGTGGCCTATGAAGGATTCCAACTGGTGATCCACGCCTATCACGAGATGGACAATCCAGCCCGCAACGTTCCCAGGGCCATTTACAGTTCAATAGGAATCGCAACCATCCTGTATATAGCGTTGGCCATAGGGGCGCTTGCGACCATCCCAAAGGAAATGCTGATCCGGGACAAAGAGTATGCCCTGGCGGCCGGAGCACAGCACATCCTTGGTACGTTGGGCAGAACCGCTATCATTTTTGGTGCGTTGCTCGCCACATCCAGCGCCATCAGCGGGACCTTATTCGGGGCATCCCGACTGATGGCTGTGATCGCATCGGATGGCTATTTGCCTTCGTTCTTTGCCCATCGCATCAAAGTACACATCCCCAACTTTGCCATAGGGGCCATGGCTTTGATGGCCTTTATTCTCATACTCACAGGCGGACTTCAGGATATCCTGGAATTCGGAAGTATTTCTTTTATCGTAGTATCCTTTCTGATGGCGCTGGCGAATTACAAAAAACGCAAAGAAACACGAACCCATATCTTCCCGGCATTGGTGGCCATGGTGGGCCTTTTTGCAGCCGGCCTCCTTATCCTATACTTTGAATGGACTGAAAATAAGCCACAATTAGGCGTTGTCCTGGGCGTTTTTTTTGTACTGATTTTGGGGGCAACGTTTTACGCCGCAAGAAATAAACGAAGGAGCAAAGTTACAAGCCAAGGCTGA